A genomic segment from Actinomadura hallensis encodes:
- the tal gene encoding transaldolase produces the protein MSEILKRLSDEGVSIWLDDISRDRLRTGGLAELVKDKHVVGVTSNPTIFAKALSKGTAYDDQVRDLAVRGVDVEEAARAITTYDIRWGCDVLRPVYDRTDGIDGRVSIEVDPRLARDTRRTVAEARALWWLVDRPNLFIKIPATEEGLPAITEALAEGISVNVTLIFSLERYGKVIDAFFAGLEKARENGLDLTKISSVASFFVSRVDTEIDKRLDKIGSDEAKALRSKAGLANARLAYALYEEKFATDRWKALKDAGARPQRPLWASTGVKDPNLSDTLYVDELVAPGTVNTMPEATLLAVADHGRIRGDSVRGAYDDARAHMAALKDVGVDYDDVVKVLEDEGVEKFAVSWKELLDSIRGELESKRAGA, from the coding sequence ATGAGCGAGATATTGAAGCGGCTGTCGGACGAGGGCGTGTCGATCTGGCTGGACGACATCAGCCGTGACCGGCTGCGGACGGGCGGCCTCGCCGAGCTCGTCAAGGACAAGCACGTGGTGGGGGTCACGTCCAACCCGACGATCTTCGCCAAGGCGCTGAGCAAGGGCACCGCCTACGACGACCAGGTCCGCGACCTCGCGGTGCGCGGGGTGGACGTCGAGGAGGCCGCCCGCGCGATCACCACCTACGACATCCGGTGGGGCTGCGACGTGCTGCGCCCGGTCTACGACCGGACGGACGGGATCGACGGCCGCGTGTCGATCGAGGTGGACCCGCGGCTCGCCCGCGACACCCGCAGGACGGTCGCCGAGGCGCGGGCGCTGTGGTGGCTGGTGGACCGGCCGAACCTGTTCATCAAGATCCCCGCGACGGAGGAGGGCCTGCCGGCGATCACCGAGGCGCTCGCGGAGGGCATCAGCGTGAACGTGACGCTGATCTTCTCGCTGGAGCGCTACGGCAAGGTCATCGACGCGTTCTTCGCGGGGCTGGAGAAGGCGCGGGAGAACGGCCTCGACCTGACGAAGATCTCGTCGGTGGCGTCGTTCTTCGTCAGCCGCGTCGACACCGAGATCGACAAGCGCCTCGACAAGATCGGCTCCGACGAGGCGAAGGCGCTGCGCTCCAAGGCGGGCCTGGCCAACGCGCGGCTCGCGTACGCGCTGTACGAGGAGAAGTTCGCCACCGACCGCTGGAAGGCGCTGAAGGACGCCGGGGCCCGCCCCCAGCGTCCGCTGTGGGCGTCCACCGGCGTGAAGGACCCGAACCTCAGCGACACGCTGTACGTCGACGAGCTGGTCGCGCCGGGCACGGTGAACACGATGCCGGAGGCGACGCTGTTGGCGGTGGCCGACCACGGCCGGATCCGCGGCGACAGCGTCCGGGGCGCCTACGACGACGCCCGCGCCCACATGGCGGCGCTGAAGGACGTCGGCGTCGACTACGACGACGTCGTGAAGGTGCTGGAGGACGAGGGCGTCGAGAAGTTCGCGGTGTCGTGGAAGGAGCTGCTCGACTCGATCCGCGGCGAGTTGGAGTCCAAGAGGGCCGGCGCGTGA